A single region of the Thermoanaerobacterium aotearoense genome encodes:
- a CDS encoding IS110 family transposase, giving the protein MKYNQNLKILQITEKTLIVGVDIAKETHHARAFDFRGIEYGKRIEFSNDIDGMERFFKWAAEIMNKSNKEHLMVGMEPTGHYWLCFAQFLKDKNHKVVLVNPFHVKRSKEFDDNSPTKNDRKDPKTIAMLVKDGRYVEPNIPEGIYSELRIAVDIREMLTKDLNKIKNRVARWLDIYFPEFNKVFADWEGKAALITLKEFPTPAKILGIGAKEILAAWKKEVNRAVGIKRALKLIEAASRSVGKRDGIEMAEIEIKIILEQYEMLVKQFKEIESKIEELFMQVSDASEMLGIKGVGVITAATFIAEVSDITRYEHPKQIQKLAGYNLVENSSGQHKGQTTISKRGRRRLRSTLYKMMMPILANNKEFQELHKYYTTRKENPLKKKQSMIVLCCKLIRVFFVILKKGVKYNGNKMLRDIKRPEIRNAA; this is encoded by the coding sequence ATGAAGTATAACCAAAATTTAAAGATATTGCAAATAACAGAAAAGACATTAATTGTAGGTGTAGACATTGCTAAAGAGACACATCACGCTAGAGCTTTTGATTTTAGAGGAATAGAATACGGTAAGCGTATTGAATTTAGCAATGACATTGATGGAATGGAAAGATTCTTTAAATGGGCTGCAGAGATTATGAATAAAAGCAACAAAGAGCATTTAATGGTTGGCATGGAACCAACAGGCCATTATTGGCTCTGCTTTGCACAGTTTCTTAAAGATAAGAACCATAAGGTGGTGCTGGTAAATCCATTCCACGTAAAAAGAAGTAAGGAATTTGATGATAACTCGCCAACTAAAAATGACAGAAAAGACCCTAAGACAATTGCAATGCTAGTTAAAGATGGAAGATATGTTGAACCTAATATACCTGAGGGTATATACAGCGAGCTTAGAATTGCAGTGGACATAAGGGAAATGCTTACAAAAGACTTAAATAAGATAAAGAACCGGGTTGCAAGATGGCTTGATATATACTTTCCTGAGTTTAATAAAGTTTTTGCAGATTGGGAAGGGAAAGCGGCACTGATAACATTGAAAGAATTTCCAACGCCTGCAAAGATATTAGGTATTGGAGCCAAAGAAATACTTGCAGCCTGGAAGAAGGAAGTTAACCGTGCTGTAGGTATAAAGAGGGCTTTAAAGCTTATAGAAGCTGCCAGTCGAAGTGTGGGTAAAAGAGATGGCATTGAGATGGCAGAGATAGAGATAAAAATTATACTTGAACAGTACGAAATGCTAGTAAAGCAGTTTAAAGAAATAGAAAGCAAAATAGAAGAGCTTTTTATGCAAGTATCTGATGCTAGTGAAATGCTAGGTATAAAAGGTGTAGGAGTAATAACAGCAGCAACATTTATTGCTGAAGTTAGCGATATAACAAGATATGAGCATCCAAAACAAATCCAGAAGCTTGCGGGTTACAATCTGGTTGAGAATAGTTCAGGGCAGCATAAAGGGCAAACCACCATAAGCAAAAGAGGAAGAAGGCGGCTAAGAAGTACTTTATACAAAATGATGATGCCCATACTTGCAAACAATAAAGAATTTCAGGAATTGCACAAATACTACACCACAAGAAAAGAAAACCCGCTAAAAAAGAAACAGTCCATGATAGTTTTATGCTGCAAGCTAATTAGAGTATTTTTTGTCATACTGAAAAAAGGAGTAAAATACAACGGAAATAAGATGTTAAGAGACATAAAAAGACCAGAGATTAGGAATGCTGCATAA